A genome region from Coffea arabica cultivar ET-39 chromosome 7e, Coffea Arabica ET-39 HiFi, whole genome shotgun sequence includes the following:
- the LOC113723010 gene encoding uncharacterized protein, translating into MEDSFRVRVDRVFGSLVSSSPSNNRNSNHTPPSSSSLTSLWSLSDQEIERKEWKRDSPDCPPRSPSPPSNLHHPLLSSSSSFSPSTAALSLPPPHRQHLYPDRGNYDHQDHIRNNEEQEEDNPAGKGHQDHEDGQDWDIRSSIGLDCTLDFEDEEDEYDKVAVGREKAGDILCMGDVVDYGIEVNAHNELPSSFKDAPRDPRANHMAAKLRLREDAEAAGDFDTSKLSEMCMSSLTNRQGQQKVEDLVTPKPILRKRENPIHKKSPKRVRFHEQQQPNLGPNDSALGTCSPEEISSSEEALDLPGNQSLVVEAKASDVESSVPLKSSSSGESALLEDASTVPRVSNYIPDYLRNPTRYTRYDLASSYDTDEESNRKAYMEFLNQVNPAETHPDEASLTFQHPLTFTPKKKEHDLSMVKENGVKQNQVEVSKDKPIAVGIAAGDAYAQDNEVCAMEEDGFETVVCKNSQKPGRRYRSRTRTGMDSDDHVT; encoded by the exons ATGGAAGACAGTTTCCGGGTTCGGGTGGACAGGGTTTTTGGGTCGCTCGTCTCTTCTTCTCCTTCCAATAATCGCAATAGTAACCATACGCCGCCGTCGTCGTCGTCTTTGACTTCTCTTTGGAGCCTCTCCGACCAAGAGATTGAGAGAAAGGAATGGAAGAGAGACTCCCCCGACTGCCCTCCTCGTTCCCCTTCCCCGCCTTCCAACCTTCACCACCCTctcctctcctcctcctcctccttctcgCCTTCCACTGCCGCCCTATCTCTTCCTCCACCTCACCGACAGCACCTCTATCCCGACCGCGGTAACTACGACCACCAGGACCACATCAGGAATAACGAGGAGCAGGAGGAGGACAATCCGGCGGGCAAAGGCCACCAAGATCACGAGGACGGACAAGATTGGGATATTCGATCCTCCATTGGCCTCGACTGCACTCTTGACTTTGAG GATGAGGAAGATGAATATGACAAAGTGGCTGTAGGCAGGGAAAAAGCTGGTGATATCCTATGCATGGGCGATGTTGTCGACTATGGAATCGAAGTAAATGCCCACAATGAACTTCCCAGCTCATTTAAGGATGCTCCCAGAGACCCCCGTGCAAATCACATGGCTGCTAAACTCAGGCTCAGGGAAGATGCAGAAGCTGCTGGAGATTTTGATACCTCCAAACTTTCTGAGATGTGCATGTCGTCTCTAACGAATAGACAGGGTCAACAAAAAGTAGAGGATCTTGTCACTCCGAAACCAATTCTGAGGAAGAGGGAAAACCCCATCCACAAGAAGTCACCGAAACGTGTCCGCTTCCATGAGCAGCAGCAGCCTAATTTAGGACCCAATGATTCGGCTCTCGGTACTTGTTCGCCAGAAGAAATTTCCTCCTCAGAAGAAGCACTTGATTTGCCTGGCAATCAATCTTTAGTGGTAGAAGCTAAAGCATCAGATGTTGAATCTAGTGTCCCCCTGAAATCCTCCTCCAGTGGAGAATCTGCTTTGCTGGAGGATGCGTCTACTGTGCCTCGAGTTTCTAACTATATTCCGGACTATTTAAGGAACCCCACAAGGTATACACGCTATGATCTCGCTTCATCCTATGATACAGATGAAGAATCCAATCGGAAGGCCTACATGGAGTTTCTGAATCAGGTGAACCCTGCAGAAACGCACCCCGACGAGGCATCTCTCACTTTTCAACATCCGTTGACCTTTACTCCAAAAAAGAAGGAGCATGACTTGTCGATGGTGAAGGAGAATGGGGTTAAGCAAAACCAGGTTGAAGTTTCAAAGGACAAACCCATTGCTGTTGGCATTGCAGCTGGTGATGCCTATGCCCAGGACAATGAAGTCTGTGCTATGGAGGAAGATGGGTTTGAAACTGTGGTTTGTAAAAACTCACAGAAACCAGGTCGCAGGTACCGGAGTAGGACTAGGACGGGTATGGATTCTGATGATCATGTAACTTGA